One segment of Chlorocebus sabaeus isolate Y175 chromosome 24, mChlSab1.0.hap1, whole genome shotgun sequence DNA contains the following:
- the LOC103229029 gene encoding interferon-induced transmembrane protein 3, with protein sequence MNYTVQTFFSPINSGQPPNYEMLKEEHEVAVLGAPHNPAPPTSTVIHVRSETSVPDHVVWSLFNTLFMNPCCLGFIVFAYSVKSRDRKMVGDLTGAQAYASTVKCLNIWALILGILMTILLIVIPVLIFQAYRQTFQRFQGIPVLTHQARSIKHSGSRAPYRHGQPTWDFSPRDWLLES encoded by the exons ATGAACTACACAGTCCAAACCTTCTTCTCTCCTATAAATAGCGGCCAGCCCCCCAACTATGAGATGCTCAAGGAGGAGCATGAGGTGGCTGTGCTGGGGGCGCCCCACAACCCTGCTCCCCCGACATCCACCGTGATCCACGTCCGCAGCGAGACCTCTGTGCCCGACCATGTCGTCTGGTCCCTATTCAACACCCTCTTCATGAACCCCTGCTGCCTGGGCTTCATAGTGTTTGCCTACTCCGTGAAGTCTAGGGACAGGAAGATGGTTGGTGACCTGACTGGGGCCCAGGCCTACGCCTCCACCGTCAAGTGCCTGAATATCTGGGCCCTGATTTTGGGCATCCTCATGACCATTCTGCTCATCGTCATCCCTGTATTGATCTTCCAAGCCTATCGACAG ACCTTTCAGCGTTTTCAGGGCATCCCTGTACTCACACATCAGGCCCGATCCATCAAGCATAGCGGCTCTCGGGCCCCATATAGACACGGACAGCCAACCTGGGACTTCTCCCCGCGG GATTGGCTGCTAGAGTCGTAA